From Segatella copri, the proteins below share one genomic window:
- a CDS encoding carbon-nitrogen hydrolase family protein — translation MEPTRKIEKVGMRNLRMEDYDQLAKSFRRIYADSDVFWTKEQIKKLITIFPEGQVVIIVDDKIVGCALSIIVNYNMVKGDHTYAQVTGNETFNTHDPKGNILYGIEVFIHPDYRGLRLARRMYEYRKELCEKLNLKAIMFGGRIPNYHKYADKMRPKEYIEHVRNREIYDPVLTFQLSNDFHVRRVIRNYLPSDEESEHCATLLQWDNIYYQPPTDSYVDRKPTVRIGLVQWQMRPYASVDDLFEQVEFFVDSVSDYKSDFILFPEYFNAPLMARFNDLGEAQSIRKMAQYTEEIRDRFRELAISYNINIITGSMPYLKDDSLYNVGFLCRRDGSVDMYEKIHVTPDEQKCWGLSGGSHIQTFDTDCGKIGIVICYDVEFPELSRLMAEDGMQILFVPFMTDTQNAYSRVRVCAQARAIENECYVAIAGSVGNLPRVHNMDIQYAQSAVFTPCDFAFPNDGKRSEATPNTEMILVSDVDLNLLNELHTYGAVRNLRDRRKDLYELKQKK, via the coding sequence ATGGAACCAACTCGAAAAATCGAAAAGGTAGGCATGCGCAACCTCCGTATGGAGGATTATGATCAGCTTGCCAAGTCATTTAGGCGTATTTACGCAGACTCAGATGTATTCTGGACAAAAGAACAGATTAAGAAACTCATTACTATCTTCCCTGAGGGACAGGTGGTTATTATCGTTGATGATAAGATTGTGGGCTGTGCGCTCTCTATCATCGTTAACTATAATATGGTGAAGGGTGATCATACCTATGCTCAGGTTACGGGTAATGAAACCTTCAATACCCACGATCCTAAGGGAAACATTCTTTACGGCATCGAGGTATTTATCCACCCTGATTATCGTGGTTTGCGCCTGGCTCGCCGTATGTATGAGTATCGTAAGGAACTCTGCGAGAAGCTCAACTTGAAGGCTATCATGTTTGGCGGTCGTATACCAAACTATCACAAGTATGCCGATAAGATGCGCCCTAAGGAGTATATCGAGCATGTAAGAAACCGTGAAATCTATGATCCGGTTCTTACCTTCCAGCTTTCCAATGATTTCCACGTGCGCCGCGTAATCCGCAACTATCTTCCTAGCGATGAGGAGAGCGAGCACTGCGCCACCCTCTTGCAGTGGGATAACATCTATTATCAGCCACCTACGGATTCTTATGTAGACCGCAAGCCAACCGTAAGAATCGGATTGGTACAGTGGCAGATGCGCCCATACGCTTCGGTGGATGACCTCTTCGAACAGGTAGAGTTCTTCGTTGATTCCGTGAGCGATTACAAGAGCGATTTTATCCTCTTCCCTGAGTATTTCAATGCGCCTTTGATGGCTCGTTTCAACGACTTGGGTGAGGCGCAGAGCATCCGAAAGATGGCGCAGTATACCGAAGAAATCCGTGACCGTTTCCGCGAGTTGGCCATCAGTTATAACATCAATATCATCACGGGTAGTATGCCTTATCTTAAGGACGATTCCCTCTATAACGTGGGCTTCCTCTGCCGCAGAGATGGTAGCGTGGATATGTACGAGAAGATTCATGTTACACCAGATGAGCAGAAGTGCTGGGGATTGAGTGGTGGTAGCCATATCCAGACCTTCGATACCGATTGCGGTAAGATTGGTATCGTTATCTGCTATGATGTGGAGTTCCCTGAGTTGTCAAGATTAATGGCTGAGGATGGCATGCAGATTCTCTTCGTTCCATTCATGACCGATACCCAGAATGCTTACTCCCGAGTAAGAGTATGTGCCCAGGCGCGTGCCATCGAGAACGAGTGCTATGTAGCCATTGCGGGTAGTGTGGGCAACTTGCCTCGTGTTCATAACATGGATATCCAGTATGCCCAGAGCGCCGTGTTCACCCCTTGCGACTTTGCTTTCCCTAACGATGGCAAGCGTTCAGAGGCAACACCTAATACCGAGATGATTCTCGTATCAGATGTTGACCTGAATCTCTTGAATGAGCTTCATACCTACGGTGCTGTAAGAAATCTTCGCGACCGCCGCAAGGATCTGTATGAATTGAAACAGAAGAAGTAA
- a CDS encoding phosphoethanolamine transferase → MNSFTDIYNKVVLPIYNKVSSGAFLYGYAVVALLLPNIALCYTECLAPWACGANVLLPLALYMWFFSLTRCPGKMIWWAFLFVFFAAFQLVLLYLFGTGVIAVDMFLNLVTTNPGEVKELLGNLLPAVVGVFVVYLPLLVLAIVNISKKGMIVVQLQHRVRRWALEIAAVGLFCLLACYVAVDDYRLRNQLYPVNVCYNLYLAFERNAASENYREASRNFRFDARSEHDAEAPEVYVMVVGETARAHNFSLYGYPRDTNPLLSKTPGIIAFPDATTQSNTTHKSVPMLLSAASAEDFERLFHEKGILAAFREAGFHTVFISNQLPNHSFIDFLGEQADEHYFLKEGASAKENHYDSDLLQKLDGILRAADASSSKQYRYRKLFVVLHTYGSHFNYQERYPRNFAFFKPDSKSEAKPENRRDLLNAYDNTIRYTDYILHGIVERLQKWEKTQAKTDGVYSQPTSAMLYTSDHGENIFDDDRRLFLHAAPKASDYELHVPFIIWTSDGYGKQYPGILKTLSGHRTQQVQTSLSAFHTMLGIGGILTRYRQDEYSVASEKYHPVKLFYLDDHDKAIPQENAKY, encoded by the coding sequence ATGAACAGTTTTACGGATATATATAATAAGGTGGTGTTGCCTATATATAATAAGGTGTCATCGGGCGCATTCCTTTACGGGTATGCTGTGGTAGCATTGTTGTTGCCTAATATAGCTCTGTGTTATACCGAATGTCTGGCTCCTTGGGCTTGTGGTGCCAATGTGTTGCTGCCTTTGGCACTCTACATGTGGTTCTTTTCGTTAACCAGATGCCCGGGTAAGATGATCTGGTGGGCTTTTCTTTTTGTTTTTTTCGCTGCCTTCCAACTGGTATTGCTTTATCTCTTCGGGACGGGAGTGATAGCGGTAGATATGTTTCTGAATCTTGTAACTACCAATCCTGGCGAGGTGAAGGAACTGCTTGGTAATCTGTTGCCTGCTGTGGTGGGTGTTTTTGTGGTTTATCTTCCTTTGCTGGTTCTGGCTATTGTCAATATCAGCAAGAAAGGGATGATAGTGGTTCAACTCCAGCATCGAGTGCGTCGTTGGGCTTTGGAGATAGCTGCTGTCGGTTTATTCTGTCTGCTGGCTTGCTATGTGGCTGTAGATGATTATCGTTTGCGCAACCAGCTTTATCCTGTTAACGTTTGCTATAATCTCTATCTTGCTTTCGAGCGTAATGCGGCTTCAGAGAATTACAGGGAGGCAAGCAGGAATTTCAGGTTTGATGCCAGGAGCGAGCACGATGCTGAGGCTCCCGAGGTGTATGTGATGGTGGTGGGAGAGACGGCGAGAGCCCACAATTTCAGTCTCTATGGCTATCCGCGCGATACCAATCCTTTGCTTTCCAAGACTCCTGGAATCATAGCTTTTCCCGATGCTACAACCCAGAGTAATACTACGCATAAGAGTGTTCCTATGCTCCTGTCGGCTGCATCAGCAGAGGATTTCGAACGTCTCTTTCATGAGAAAGGTATCCTGGCTGCTTTCAGGGAGGCGGGATTTCATACCGTATTTATCAGCAATCAGCTGCCTAATCATTCTTTTATTGATTTCCTTGGCGAACAGGCTGATGAACATTACTTCCTGAAGGAAGGTGCTTCTGCAAAAGAGAATCATTATGATAGTGATTTGTTGCAGAAGTTGGATGGGATATTGCGTGCGGCAGATGCTTCTTCATCCAAGCAATACCGTTATCGGAAACTCTTCGTGGTACTTCATACTTATGGCTCTCACTTTAATTACCAGGAGCGCTATCCCCGTAATTTCGCTTTCTTTAAACCAGACAGTAAGAGCGAAGCGAAGCCGGAGAACCGGCGTGACCTGCTGAATGCATACGATAATACCATCCGGTATACCGATTATATCCTGCATGGTATCGTAGAACGTCTGCAGAAATGGGAGAAGACTCAGGCAAAGACGGATGGGGTATATAGCCAACCTACATCGGCGATGCTCTATACCAGCGACCATGGAGAGAATATCTTTGATGATGACCGTCGCCTCTTTCTGCACGCCGCCCCGAAGGCATCAGATTATGAGCTGCATGTTCCTTTCATCATCTGGACATCAGATGGTTATGGAAAACAATATCCGGGAATACTGAAAACTTTGTCTGGTCATCGTACCCAACAGGTACAGACGAGTCTTTCGGCTTTTCATACGATGTTGGGGATAGGAGGCATCCTGACCCGTTATCGCCAGGATGAATATTCTGTGGCAAGTGAGAAGTATCATCCTGTGAAGTTGTTTTATCTGGATGATCATGATAAAGCGATTCCACAGGAAAATGCCAAATATTAG
- a CDS encoding outer membrane protein assembly factor: protein MKHILTILIMMLALGSYASEPSVTDSISSAEKVDTTTLHAGKSWVNRILDYFNDSNKNKKHKRFDFSVIGGPHYASDTKFGLGLVAAGLYRTDPNDSILPPSNVSLYGDVSSVGFYMLGVRGNHIAPKGRYRIDYHLYFYSFPSDFWGIGYEMGDNDANKSDMKRWQAQAEVSFLFRVADNFYIGPMASYDYVIGKHIERPELLQGMDQHTWNVGAGVSLVYDNRDNLTNPHRGIYLNINQMFRPGFMGNDYAFSTTAFRFDAYQRLGKGTVLAEDIGANLNFGNPSWGMMAELGGTHSMRGYYEGRYRDKHSLEATVELRQHVWKRNGIVVWVGAGTIFPKFSALRSKQILPNAGVGYRWEFKKNVNVRLDYGFGKSGQSGFLFNINEAF, encoded by the coding sequence ATGAAGCATATTCTGACAATACTTATTATGATGTTGGCATTGGGCAGCTATGCCTCTGAGCCTTCTGTAACCGATAGTATCTCATCTGCAGAGAAGGTGGATACGACGACTTTACATGCCGGGAAATCATGGGTGAACCGGATTCTTGACTACTTTAATGATTCCAACAAAAACAAGAAGCATAAACGTTTCGATTTTAGTGTGATAGGTGGCCCTCATTATGCCTCTGATACCAAGTTTGGATTGGGATTGGTGGCAGCAGGACTATACCGTACTGATCCGAATGACAGTATTCTTCCTCCTTCTAATGTCTCGCTTTATGGTGATGTCAGTTCTGTAGGTTTCTACATGTTGGGTGTCCGTGGTAACCATATTGCTCCTAAAGGAAGATATCGCATCGATTATCACCTTTATTTCTATTCTTTTCCCTCTGATTTTTGGGGTATAGGCTATGAGATGGGCGATAACGATGCCAATAAGAGTGACATGAAGCGTTGGCAGGCTCAGGCTGAAGTTAGCTTCCTGTTTCGTGTAGCAGATAATTTCTATATCGGACCGATGGCGAGTTATGACTATGTAATAGGTAAACATATTGAGCGTCCGGAATTACTGCAAGGCATGGATCAGCATACTTGGAATGTAGGAGCTGGCGTTTCTCTGGTATATGATAACAGAGATAATCTTACGAATCCGCATCGTGGTATCTATCTGAATATCAATCAGATGTTCAGACCTGGATTTATGGGAAATGATTATGCTTTCAGTACGACGGCATTTCGTTTTGATGCCTATCAGCGACTGGGTAAGGGAACGGTTCTTGCCGAGGACATTGGGGCTAACCTCAACTTTGGTAATCCTTCGTGGGGAATGATGGCTGAATTGGGTGGTACTCATTCCATGCGTGGCTATTATGAAGGCCGTTATCGCGATAAACATTCTCTGGAAGCTACGGTTGAGTTGCGCCAACATGTATGGAAGCGTAATGGCATCGTAGTGTGGGTTGGAGCAGGAACCATCTTCCCGAAATTCTCGGCATTGCGCTCTAAACAGATTTTGCCGAATGCCGGTGTAGGTTATCGCTGGGAATTTAAGAAGAATGTGAATGTACGTCTGGATTATGGATTCGGTAAGTCGGGGCAGTCTGGTTTTCTCTTCAATATCAATGAAGCGTTTTAG
- a CDS encoding PCMD domain-containing protein translates to MMLSGIVMAVATLSCLPVKGQERVVPFKYGNMDHWVIRNIKESGIIGGNQKTVYAVGPNMTINGNIPYTNKGGSPWGSSNVLAHVSGIYKTNNSVFRDKHGSGYCAKLVTHIEKVKVLGLINIKVLAAGSLFLGNVREPITSTKDGPKAINWGIPFTARPKALRFDYKTSLPHAANRIKQNGFSGASTVAGRDHAIAVLYLQKRHEDAKGNITAKRVGTMVVRFGKSTDRWVEDATYTIHYGDIRHMAGYQAAAMGLRSTDYARNSKGKSVPVKEVGWASANETPTHLILQFSSSDGGAYIGTPGNTLWIDNVALVY, encoded by the coding sequence ATAATGTTATCAGGCATCGTCATGGCGGTTGCTACCTTGTCGTGCCTTCCCGTTAAGGGACAGGAAAGGGTGGTTCCTTTTAAATATGGTAATATGGACCACTGGGTAATCAGGAATATCAAAGAATCAGGCATTATCGGAGGAAATCAGAAAACTGTTTATGCCGTTGGGCCTAATATGACTATCAATGGTAATATTCCTTATACCAATAAGGGTGGTTCGCCTTGGGGTTCCTCTAATGTCCTGGCACATGTATCGGGCATCTATAAGACGAATAACTCTGTGTTTCGTGATAAACATGGTAGTGGATATTGTGCCAAACTGGTAACCCATATTGAGAAAGTAAAAGTGCTGGGACTCATCAATATCAAGGTCTTGGCTGCCGGTTCTCTCTTTCTGGGTAATGTTCGTGAACCGATAACAAGTACCAAGGATGGTCCTAAAGCCATCAACTGGGGTATACCATTCACCGCACGTCCTAAGGCTTTGCGCTTTGATTATAAGACATCTCTCCCTCATGCAGCCAATCGTATCAAACAGAATGGATTTAGCGGAGCCTCTACGGTTGCAGGTCGAGATCATGCTATAGCTGTGCTCTATCTGCAGAAACGGCATGAAGATGCTAAGGGAAATATAACAGCTAAACGTGTGGGTACGATGGTAGTCAGATTCGGAAAGAGTACCGATAGATGGGTGGAAGATGCTACCTATACAATCCATTATGGCGATATCCGCCACATGGCAGGTTATCAGGCTGCTGCTATGGGACTGCGATCCACTGACTATGCCCGTAACAGCAAGGGTAAGAGTGTGCCGGTAAAAGAAGTAGGATGGGCGAGTGCTAACGAAACACCTACTCATCTGATTCTTCAGTTCTCCTCATCCGATGGTGGAGCCTATATCGGAACTCCAGGCAATACCTTGTGGATTGATAATGTAGCATTGGTGTATTAA
- a CDS encoding dTDP-glucose 4,6-dehydratase translates to MKNIIITGGAGFIGSHVVRLFVNKYPEYHIINLDKLTYAGNLANLKDIEDKPNYTFVKGDICDFDLMLKLMQDYKVDGIIHLAAESHVDRSIKDPFTFAQTNVMGTLSLLQAAKIYWESLPEGYEGKRFYHISTDEVYGALQMTHPEGVPAPFTTKASSDKNHEAYGEEFFLETTKYNPHSPYSASKASSDHFVRAFHDTYGMPTIVTNCSNNYGPYQFPEKLIPLFINNIRHRKPLPVYGKGENVRDWLYVVDHARAIDMIFHKGKIAETYNIGGFNEWKNIDIIKVVIKTVDRLLGRKEGEDMDLITYVTDRKGHDMRYAIDSRKLQKELGWEPSLQFEEGIEETVKWYLDNQEWMDNVTSGDYQKYYDNMYSNR, encoded by the coding sequence ATGAAGAATATCATTATCACGGGCGGTGCTGGTTTCATCGGCTCACACGTAGTAAGACTTTTCGTGAACAAATATCCTGAGTATCACATCATCAACCTCGACAAGTTGACATACGCAGGCAACCTGGCTAACCTCAAGGACATCGAGGACAAGCCTAACTATACTTTCGTTAAGGGCGACATCTGCGATTTCGACCTGATGTTGAAGCTGATGCAGGACTACAAGGTGGATGGCATCATTCATCTCGCTGCCGAGAGCCACGTAGATAGAAGTATCAAGGATCCATTCACTTTCGCTCAGACCAACGTGATGGGAACCCTGTCTCTGCTCCAGGCGGCAAAGATTTACTGGGAGAGTCTTCCTGAAGGATACGAGGGTAAGCGCTTTTACCACATCTCTACTGATGAGGTTTACGGTGCTTTGCAGATGACTCATCCTGAGGGCGTTCCTGCTCCTTTCACTACCAAGGCATCCAGCGATAAGAACCACGAGGCTTACGGCGAGGAGTTCTTCCTGGAGACAACCAAGTACAATCCTCACTCTCCATATTCTGCATCCAAGGCAAGCTCAGACCACTTCGTCCGTGCTTTCCACGATACATACGGTATGCCTACCATCGTGACCAACTGCTCTAATAACTACGGTCCATACCAGTTCCCAGAGAAGTTGATTCCGCTGTTCATCAACAATATCCGTCATCGCAAGCCATTGCCGGTATATGGTAAGGGTGAGAACGTGCGCGACTGGTTGTATGTAGTAGATCATGCCCGTGCCATCGATATGATTTTCCACAAGGGTAAGATTGCCGAGACCTATAACATCGGCGGTTTCAACGAGTGGAAGAATATCGATATCATCAAGGTGGTAATCAAGACTGTTGATAGATTGCTCGGCAGAAAGGAAGGCGAGGATATGGATCTCATCACTTATGTAACAGACAGAAAGGGTCACGATATGCGTTATGCCATCGACTCTAGGAAGTTGCAGAAGGAATTGGGCTGGGAGCCATCTCTCCAGTTTGAGGAGGGTATCGAGGAAACCGTAAAATGGTATCTCGATAACCAGGAATGGATGGATAATGTAACATCGGGTGATTATCAGAAGTATTACGATAATATGTATTCAAACCGATAA
- the rfbD gene encoding dTDP-4-dehydrorhamnose reductase: protein MNILVTGANGQLGHEMQICAQKNNHKFVFTDVAEGYEKLDITNLDAIREKVRENDIQVIVNCAAYTNVDKAETDYDLANLLNNTAAGNLAQAMKEVDGTLIHVSTDYVFQGDKNIPCREDWETNPLGVYGKTKLAGEKSIEATGCKHIIIRTAWLYSQWGKNFVKTMQSLTASHDTLKVVFDQVGTPTYAGDLAAVISHIIETDQLDKTGIYHFSNEGVCSWFDFAKIICELSGNTCDIQPCYSEEFPSPVKRPHFSVLDKSKLKQTFGFKVPYWTDSLKKCIAELAAAK, encoded by the coding sequence ATGAATATATTAGTAACAGGCGCTAATGGTCAATTGGGACATGAAATGCAAATCTGTGCCCAAAAAAACAATCACAAGTTTGTCTTCACCGATGTGGCTGAAGGCTATGAAAAACTGGATATCACCAATCTTGACGCTATCAGAGAAAAGGTGAGGGAGAATGATATTCAGGTAATTGTTAACTGCGCTGCTTATACCAACGTAGATAAGGCTGAAACAGATTACGATCTGGCTAATCTGCTCAACAATACTGCTGCGGGAAATTTGGCACAGGCTATGAAGGAGGTAGATGGTACTTTGATTCATGTATCTACTGACTATGTTTTTCAGGGCGACAAGAATATACCTTGCCGTGAAGATTGGGAAACGAATCCTTTGGGGGTATATGGTAAAACGAAACTTGCAGGCGAAAAGAGTATTGAAGCTACTGGATGCAAGCATATCATCATCCGTACAGCATGGCTCTACTCGCAGTGGGGTAAGAACTTCGTGAAAACCATGCAGAGTCTCACGGCAAGCCACGACACCCTGAAGGTGGTCTTCGACCAGGTGGGTACTCCAACTTACGCTGGCGACCTGGCTGCTGTCATCTCACATATCATCGAAACTGACCAGTTGGATAAGACGGGCATCTACCACTTCTCTAATGAGGGTGTCTGCTCTTGGTTTGATTTCGCTAAGATTATCTGCGAACTGAGCGGAAATACTTGCGATATACAGCCTTGCTACAGCGAGGAGTTCCCAAGCCCAGTGAAGCGTCCTCACTTCTCTGTACTTGACAAGAGTAAGCTCAAGCAGACTTTCGGATTCAAGGTGCCATACTGGACTGACAGTTTGAAGAAGTGCATCGCTGAATTGGCGGCAGCAAAATAA
- a CDS encoding DUF6377 domain-containing protein — MKLLIYLLLLLTMPLAAQGKTDEKTLLDRIDKMIENDQYYQGIKEKELKHLKRQAYEAEDNQTRLLFLDSIYHAYSAYRYDSAYAYMKQGLELAEKCHNTYYILRNQINQASILSVRGFYDKAENLLQSLNPDEMPYQLKLYYYFTFTWLYNYWASYAKNSDYAEEFHAQKKHYLTLLIQSFNENSKKSAYYQYLMGEYAYFNNPTSKESLNHYQKALKMSPAKSRIHAMSAYGIARYYKKNGKFDLYEEFLVEASVSDGLCQLKETVALQKLAYYLFKKDASNSKRAAKYIQHTMEDAQFFNNQLRMMQISNILPVIASANQQAAERSRTRFEGTEKVPSWVMVV; from the coding sequence ATGAAACTACTTATATATTTACTTCTTTTGCTTACTATGCCATTGGCTGCTCAAGGCAAAACGGACGAGAAGACTTTATTGGATCGTATTGACAAGATGATTGAAAACGACCAATATTATCAGGGAATCAAGGAAAAGGAATTGAAACATCTGAAGCGGCAAGCTTATGAAGCTGAAGACAACCAAACCCGACTACTGTTTCTTGACAGCATATATCATGCCTATAGCGCTTACCGCTACGATTCAGCATACGCATATATGAAACAGGGGCTTGAATTGGCAGAAAAATGTCATAACACCTATTATATTTTACGCAACCAGATAAACCAGGCATCCATACTCTCGGTAAGGGGGTTTTATGACAAAGCAGAAAACTTACTCCAATCGCTCAATCCCGACGAGATGCCATACCAGTTGAAGCTATACTATTACTTCACCTTCACCTGGCTCTATAATTATTGGGCATCATACGCAAAGAACTCTGATTACGCCGAAGAATTCCATGCCCAGAAGAAGCATTATTTGACCCTCCTGATACAGAGTTTTAACGAAAACAGTAAGAAATCTGCCTACTATCAGTATCTCATGGGCGAATACGCCTATTTCAACAACCCTACCAGCAAGGAATCGCTCAACCATTATCAGAAGGCACTGAAGATGTCGCCAGCCAAATCCCGTATCCATGCCATGTCAGCTTATGGTATAGCCAGATATTACAAAAAAAACGGCAAATTCGACCTTTACGAGGAATTTCTCGTAGAGGCATCCGTGAGCGATGGATTGTGCCAACTCAAAGAAACTGTTGCGCTTCAAAAGCTAGCCTACTACCTCTTTAAAAAGGATGCGAGCAACAGCAAGAGAGCTGCCAAATACATCCAGCACACGATGGAAGATGCCCAGTTCTTCAACAACCAATTGCGCATGATGCAGATTTCCAATATCCTTCCAGTCATCGCTTCAGCCAACCAGCAGGCTGCCGAGCGCTCTCGTACCCGCTTTGAGGGCACTGAAAAAGTCCCTTCATGGGTTATGGTAGTTTAA
- a CDS encoding IS1182 family transposase, with protein MLEQQQTISFSDYSSLYDLIIPKDNLLRQINDLVDFSFVYQELQDKYCHDNGRTAESPIRMFKYLLLKVIYNISDVDVVERARYDMSFKYFLGLTPEETKLINPSSLTKFRRLRLKDMELLDLLIKKTVSIAIEVGVLKSKTVIVDATHTYSRSNPISAAKSLEYYCKTVIKVINSIDDSMVLPELPEEKKYSSIMKAAKAIVATVEADAATANMPAVKERLNMLKETIEDAEIRSITSKDEDARIGHKTANSSFFGYKTHMAMSDERIITAATVTSGEKCDGQQLPALIEKTESAGMEIDAIVADTAYSSKSNIELTKSKDIKLAAPLNPLVEKGNRQNTLNFEYNKDADMYVCPAGHMAVRKAREFRTNDKAHKNDRFRYFFDIDKCKVCPLRNGCYRPGAKSKCFNVTIKTEAQKELLEYQKTPEFAQLQRKRYKIEAKNSELKNTLGYDRALSYGLSCMEMQGALTIFAANVKRILKLMHKA; from the coding sequence ATGCTAGAGCAACAACAGACCATATCATTCAGTGATTATTCAAGTTTGTATGACTTGATTATACCAAAAGACAACCTGCTCCGCCAGATTAATGACCTGGTGGACTTTAGTTTCGTATACCAGGAATTGCAGGATAAGTATTGTCATGACAATGGGCGTACGGCAGAGAGTCCTATCCGTATGTTCAAGTATCTCCTGTTGAAGGTGATTTATAACATATCTGATGTTGATGTTGTTGAACGTGCTCGCTATGATATGTCATTTAAGTACTTCTTAGGATTAACTCCTGAGGAGACTAAGTTGATAAATCCTAGTTCCTTGACCAAATTCCGCCGACTTCGCCTGAAGGATATGGAGTTGTTGGATCTGCTCATCAAAAAGACAGTTTCTATTGCTATAGAAGTAGGTGTCCTAAAGTCTAAAACCGTCATTGTTGATGCTACCCATACATATTCTCGTTCTAACCCTATTAGTGCAGCAAAGAGTTTGGAGTACTATTGCAAGACCGTAATCAAAGTCATAAATTCTATAGATGATAGTATGGTATTGCCAGAGCTTCCTGAAGAGAAGAAGTATTCTTCTATCATGAAAGCTGCCAAGGCGATTGTTGCTACAGTAGAAGCTGACGCTGCAACTGCCAATATGCCTGCAGTCAAGGAGCGTCTCAATATGCTGAAAGAAACCATTGAGGATGCAGAGATACGCAGTATAACCTCTAAAGATGAAGATGCTCGCATTGGGCATAAGACAGCAAATTCTTCATTCTTTGGTTATAAGACGCATATGGCTATGAGTGATGAAAGAATTATCACCGCAGCTACCGTCACTTCTGGCGAAAAGTGCGATGGACAGCAGTTGCCAGCACTCATAGAAAAGACTGAATCTGCAGGAATGGAGATTGATGCTATTGTTGCAGATACTGCATATTCTAGTAAATCAAACATAGAACTCACAAAATCCAAAGATATAAAATTGGCAGCTCCATTGAATCCTTTAGTAGAAAAAGGAAATCGCCAAAATACGCTCAATTTTGAATATAACAAAGATGCAGATATGTATGTTTGTCCTGCAGGACATATGGCTGTAAGGAAGGCTAGGGAATTCCGTACAAATGATAAAGCTCATAAGAACGATAGATTCCGTTATTTCTTCGATATCGACAAATGTAAAGTCTGTCCTCTGCGTAATGGCTGCTATAGACCTGGAGCAAAATCTAAGTGCTTTAACGTAACAATAAAGACTGAAGCTCAGAAAGAATTACTTGAATATCAGAAGACACCTGAGTTTGCTCAACTTCAGAGGAAACGATACAAGATAGAGGCCAAGAACTCGGAACTTAAGAATACCCTTGGATATGATAGAGCACTGTCATATGGTTTGTCGTGCATGGAAATGCAGGGCGCATTGACTATTTTCGCTGCAAATGTCAAAAGAATCCTCAAATTAATGCATAAAGCATAA